AGGGCAGCTTTCCTCATCATAATTTCAGGTGAGTCCTGTTCTGAGGTGATTCTGCCTTGTCCTGCCTTACACAACACTACTTGTTTGAGGGTGATATCACAGCCTTCATGTCCCACTGGCTCAAACTTTACCAGCAGCCTTATTGCTGTGCGCAGAGCTGCCTTCCACGAATTAAACTTGACCCATCAGCCCAGCAAAAGGGAACTAACTCCTCATAAAATCATTCTGAGGCATTCCCACAAAAAGTCATTCTTTTGTCCTGCCTCAGTCCAGGTGGATGGGAAGTTGGAGAGGTTGTTCTCATAGAAGCAAACACACAGCTTTGAAACTCGAGTGCTTATCACTTTTCTTGCCATCTAAAGGATAActaatgaataaattaaaaggatAATTATTACAGAGTTTCATAGACTAGTCATTAAGCCTTACAGTAAAATCCTGTTCATTTACTTAAAGATACCAGAGGGATCTGGTATTTATCGCCACTTTATATATTGTCAACCTTGCCTCTGTGTTTTCGCAACAGATGTCACTTTACAAATGTTTAATTACTTAAATATGAAACACCCAGAAGGTCCCAGTGTTGTTTTAACTGCTGATAAGTAACAGTGAAAACTTTGTTCTGCTAACTTCTTGTACAGCCCGGCTGCAGGAGATACGCAGCTATTCTGTTGGCTGGTTACGTAAATGTGCAATATACGCCTCGCTTACAATTAGCACGTTTACttggttaataataataattttaaaaatctacctttaaaacaaaaatgctgataaacggggacatggggagaaTCACTGAATACAGGAACTCTTGTCCCCACTCCGCCAGCAGGACCAGCTTTATAGAAACTATGACTGAAAAAGGCTTGTCCAGCTTGTTCCTACAAGGAATTACCCTCTGAGCCAAAGTTTAACGCTACCTCGAGATCCAGGGCTTCACAAAGCAGCTTCCGTGCGTTCTTTCTGAAAGCCTCAGTCTTGGGATCACTCCTGACTTCTATGGAGGGCCTGTTTGAATGGTTTTTGATGAAAGTTCGCCACTGCGTGTAAACATCTTTGGCAAGGCTGGCCACATCGTGATCTGAATGTTTGCGCATCTTATTCACGGTGTGacctggaaaacagcagcagctccttcagcttTGGTAGGGGGACCAAATACACCAGATACCAGCCAAGCTGGTGCTCAAACagctaaacatttttaattcaggCAGTGTCAGCGGAACAAGCAAAGCATTGATGCAAAggtaaatataaaattactAGGAATGAAGACTGAAGTTCTCACTCATTGACTCCTGCAAGTGATTTTGCCTGAGCAATTAGCAAGGAACTGAGTTATACAGCTGAAAATTACTTTCTCGCATCACCAAGGTGTGGAGAGACACTTACATATTACTGAAATTTTCTACGCAGATAGTGGATCTGGTGAAAGTGTGTAAAATTGGCCAACAAagggtacttttttttcttttaactgaaaTTGCCTTTAAGGAAGATGTTGCTGGTGATGGCTATAGTGTTTTAACACACAAACATCACGGTGATACAAACAGAATCTTTCCAATCGACACAGGTTTGGCAGTGCAAAGACACTTTCCTTTGAGAGACAAAAGGGATCTTTTTCCAGCGTGGTATTTCTCTCTGACCAGTAGCGCCGTTGGCCAGAAGATGTCACTGTTAGGCTTCTGTGGATCTTGCAGCAGCTCCTCTACTCAGAAAGCCCCCCTTGCCTTAGAAAAGGAGATGCTATCTGTCCCTTTCCCCTTGTTTCTGAGTTGTCATTTGCCACGTTTGGTTCATTCAGGCTCTTCCTGAGACTTTTTCAGTGCCTGTCTGAACGTGCTGGGCTGCAAGAGCCACAGAAGCCTAACAGTGGCATCTTCTcactggcaaaaagaaaaaggccagCATGATGGTCTGTCACTCCTGGATATTCTGTGCCATGTACGATCTGCACGGGCAGGAAAGGCAGGGACCATGCAGTGTCACATCATCCCTCCCCCAAGTCCCACAGAAAGCAGCCAGGCACAGGCCTGTGCTCTGCGTGGTGCTGCCCTTCTGCTGGGGACTTCTCAGAGCAAGGATGCATTAAAGCATCCTCTTATCTTTAAAAAGCTTGGGGGAATGGTCTTTTTTGCACCGCCAAGCGAAGCAGACACAACAAGCAGGTGAGATCAGAGCTGTACCTATTTTTGTTGAAAGCAACACTTCCTTGGaaggtattttcttcttcagctcctCCAAAGCCTCGATCAGGTTCTCTTTCGGCTGCCCAGGAAGCTCCAGCATAGACTTCCACCGCTTTATGTCCTCCACGACCACAACTCTCTGAAAACGAGAAAAGCAATTAGGAAGGCGGAATGGTCTTGTGATAATTAGGGACCCCAACTAACGGGGTTGCAATACGTGAATTATTGATTAGGGCACGCAGCGGGACACGGAACACAGCACAGAGCCGCTCAGGGCAGACAGAAGGGACAAGATATTTGATCTTGTTACGTCAAATTTAAGGGAAAATGGTGCAAAGCAGCCcctagaaaggaaaattttggCATTTAGGGACACTTCACTACGAGTATCTCAACAGCACAAGGGTTTGGAGGTGTGTTTGCCGCCGTGGGGGCCGCaggaccccccctcccccccccccagtcccctgAGGGGCCGGGACCTGCCCTGAGGGCCTCGATCGGGGCCTGCCgcagggccgggggctggggccgggcgctgcgggggcgctgcggggagcgggCCCGCCGCACCACGAAGCGCTCCATGTTGCCGCGCTCCCCTCCCGGAAGCGGCCGTGTAGTTCCGCCGGGCGCCGAGCCCCCTTCAGGCGTATGGGGCCGAGCCGCAGAGAGGACTACATCTCCCAGCAGGCTgcgcgaggaggaggagggggcgaGAGCAGGGGGTGATCTCGCGAGAGGGCCGCGGGGCGGTCCCGTCAGCGGGGCggtgagggaggaggaggaggaggaagatggcGGCGCTGCCCctcgggctgctgctgctgctgctggccgccGCCCGCCAGGCCCGGGCCGTGCCCGCCGCCTCCTCCGAGGCTTTCGACTCCGTGCTGGGCAACACGGCGTCCTGCCACCGCGCCTGCCAGCTCACCTACTCCCTGCACACCTACCCCAAGGTACGGGCGGGCCCCGCCGTGCGGCGGCTGTGAGGGGTGAGGAGGCCGCGGGGCGCGGCCtcagggggcggcggggccgtggtGGCGGTGGAGGGGGTGGGtaggggcgggcagggggctcggCCTCGTCGCGGTGTGTTCCTGCTGTAGGTGCGTCAGGTAGGGCCTTGTGAAATAAGAAGTATGTGGCAAAGTGAGTGCAGAAGGAAATGAGGTGATGAAAATCATTGTATTCGGTTGTTTTGCACCTAGCACGAACAGAACTTGTATGCAGACAGCACATGTCTGCAGTGTGACTTTTTTCTTACAAGCCAGAACAcgaaaaaatgcttctttcagATTCTGAATTCCATAGGTGTGGGGAGAGGTCCCTCCTGTTCCCAAAGAGGCAGCTCTCATTTGGTGTAGGATGCTGCTTCGTTTGGCTACAGCAGTGCCCAGGACCCCAACCAGGATGCCAGGGTGACTCTCACATTTTGAAGGATGAAGTGTAAAAGACAGCCAGGGAGTAGCCTGGCAGGACCCTCATCCTGTTGTGATTCGTTTGCACAGGGTTTCTCCCACCTCATGATGAGACAGTGGAACAATATTTAAAGAATACAGGTGCCTGCGGCAGAGTTCACTGTTGGTTCAAAAGTTTGTGCAGCTCGGAACCGCTGCTGTGAACGCGGAAAAGCTGTCACCGTGACCTCATCtcccctgttttgttttgttttttttcactggcAATATATTGCTTTatcagctgcagctctgtaGCAGTCTGAGCTCTGGATGAGGGGCATTCTTACGTTGGCTTTGAGATTTCACTTGAGGGCAGCAGGCAAGCGAAAGTAGTGACAATGTTAGGTAACAGAGCTCTGTTCACTTTCACATGAAACTAAAACCAGCTTTTTTCAcacagcagctggtgctggtgtctCCACAGAGGGAAGTAGCAGGGCGTTGTGTGCTGTACAGGTAGCATTAGATCTGTACGTGACATATGCCTTGGTGCCTCCATGCAGTGATTGGGAGGAGAAGGAACTAATCTGGGAAATTAGGCCTAAGCATTATcctaaaatatttccaattaGTCTTTGTTCTATTTGTCACAAAGCTATCAGTAGAGTAGAAAGAAATTGGTTGCATCAATGTTGGAGAATAATAGTCAATTTTCTTGAAGACTTTTTGTGGAAGACTGccacagaagtgtttttaaagtTATCTTTGGTTGGGTATCAAATTATAGAATGTGGTTTTGGCACCAGTGTGACTGTTTGAGCCACCCTGCCTGTGCTGTTAGAATTGAGTTTTGTTCTGTGGTCCGTTTTCGACTTCTCTGCCTCTAAAGCACCTGAACTTGTGCTCTCAAACAATGGCCAGTTCGTTTACAGTGGGTTATGCAGCAAGGTGTggtctgtttatttttgttaggtTAATTCAGAGTCTGTTCACCACCTGCAAAGCGGCTGGGAGCAATCATGTGAGTGGCTGTGTAGTTAAGAGTTGAGATGGGTCCGATTCCTGATCAGAAGTCGGAGCACTCATGCAGAGGAGGCTGGCTGTGACCCTGCAACGGGGAGAGCATCGTCTGTGGGAAGTGCACATAGGTAGTTAGCCGTGGCATCGCTACCGAAGGCAGCCagaaattcatgttttatttcaacaaaCCTGTTGTACTTCTAACCAGTCTGGTGGATATATTGTAACACGCtgacaaaaaaatcatttttttgtcCTCGCCTTTTGGGTTCTGTGCTGAAGTTGCTCGATGGAGGACTGTGCTCGTTCCGTGGTTGAATGTCAGTAAATCTTCTACAAcactgtctttatttttaaagccaacACTTTTTCGAAAATGCAGCGTAACTTTGCTGTGAGCTGTAGGACTGGCATTGCAAAGTAGGATTTGCTGTTCCAGGTCTGGCTTACCACAGAGCAGAGAGCCTTGTCTGAAGTAAATCAAGGGCTATCAAACAGCCTTAAAGAGTTGTagcttgattttatttcaggtcATCCAGACCGCCAGCTTAGCTGACTTCTAGGTCCAGTGAAGGGAGGAAGGATGGTGTTCTGGTGTGGGGCTTtttatagcacctctaaaaaacataattttttcatgttttttacTTGAATGGAGGCATGCAATCTTCTCTTGTGCCTTCCTTCCCAGGAAGAGGAGCTGTATGCGTGCCAGCGAGGCTGCAGACTGTTCTCCATTTGCCAGTTTGTGGATGATGGCATCGATCTGAATCGAACCAAACTGGAATGCGATTCAGGTAGGAATTCAGTGCTCCTTTAACATCCCATAGCATGGAGGTGCATGGAGGGAAGAGCAGAATCAGCATTAAATTGGTGGGATTATTTCAGttgcttcttgttttgtttaacaaCTTGTTGAAGGTTACATATAGGAAATGAGAAGATCTTCTTGGAGGGTTGTATGTTCTCATCAACTTTCCTTCTTCCATGACCTATAGTGTTACtgttttcctgaatttcttAAATGTAATCAGTTGTAAATAAGTTACAAATACttaaattcactttaaaaattttgtcatggaaagcaaaaaatggCTGGAAAAAGAATCCAGTCAATACTTTTCTAATTCTGTGCAACATCAGGCCCATGTACAATTCCTAACAAATTTGTTTGTGAAAGTGAATTGTTCAGCTGGGGTAAGAACACAGATTGTAACGTGCTGTCTGCCTTTTAACTGTTGGTCTCGGATAACCCCTCAGGAACAGGTATGTTTTGTTTGAAGTAGACCATTAAATGCTTCTGACCGTGTCAGAGCAAAAATCTCGTAGTGAAGATAAAATGTGTGTTCTACAGGccaaaaagtattatttttgtgtAGAACTTATCCAGTAAGGCAGCTGATGAA
The sequence above is drawn from the Anas acuta chromosome 8, bAnaAcu1.1, whole genome shotgun sequence genome and encodes:
- the TCEANC2 gene encoding transcription elongation factor A N-terminal and central domain-containing protein 2 isoform X1, with protein sequence MERFVVRRARSPQRPRSARPQPPALRQAPIEALRRVVVVEDIKRWKSMLELPGQPKENLIEALEELKKKIPSKEVLLSTKIGHTVNKMRKHSDHDVASLAKDVYTQWRTFIKNHSNRPSIEVRSDPKTEAFRKNARKLLCEALDLEIDHPLAENIEREAFHLSSRLISTPYRRTVRALVFSLKHKPEIRAEVKTGTLTVPAFVQSHKK
- the TCEANC2 gene encoding transcription elongation factor A N-terminal and central domain-containing protein 2 isoform X2, whose protein sequence is MERFVVRRARSPQRPRSARPQPPALRQAPIEALRAVVVVEDIKRWKSMLELPGQPKENLIEALEELKKKIPSKEVLLSTKIGHTVNKMRKHSDHDVASLAKDVYTQWRTFIKNHSNRPSIEVRSDPKTEAFRKNARKLLCEALDLEIDHPLAENIEREAFHLSSRLISTPYRRTVRALVFSLKHKPEIRAEVKTGTLTVPAFVQSHKK